From the genome of bacterium, one region includes:
- a CDS encoding gamma carbonic anhydrase family protein has protein sequence MLKSYKDKSPKISPAAFVAETAVIIGDVEIGEKASIWYGVAIRADINHIRIGKETNIQENTVIHVDLNDRGLGDCATIIGDRVTVGHGAILHGCKIEDDCLIGMGATVLSGARIGAGSVVAAGALVKEGQQIPPRSMVMGMPAEVKRQLPEEAVEKIRASARHYVELAEEYKK, from the coding sequence GTGCTTAAATCCTACAAAGACAAATCACCCAAGATCAGCCCCGCCGCCTTCGTGGCCGAGACCGCGGTCATCATCGGCGATGTGGAGATCGGGGAAAAAGCCAGCATCTGGTACGGGGTGGCCATCCGGGCGGACATCAACCACATCCGCATCGGCAAAGAGACCAACATTCAGGAGAACACGGTGATCCACGTGGACCTTAACGACCGGGGGCTGGGGGACTGCGCCACCATCATCGGGGACCGGGTCACCGTCGGGCACGGAGCCATCCTGCACGGCTGCAAGATAGAGGACGACTGCCTGATAGGCATGGGGGCCACCGTGCTGTCCGGGGCCAGGATCGGGGCCGGGTCCGTTGTGGCGGCCGGGGCCCTGGTCAAGGAGGGCCAGCAGATCCCGCCCCGCTCCATGGTGATGGGCATGCCGGCCGAGGTCAAGCGGCAGCTGCCGGAAGAGGCGGTGGAGAAGATCCGGGCCAGCGCCCGGCATTATGTGGAGCTGGCGGAAGAGTACAAGAAATAA